From Miscanthus floridulus cultivar M001 chromosome 15, ASM1932011v1, whole genome shotgun sequence, the proteins below share one genomic window:
- the LOC136509538 gene encoding adenine DNA glycosylase-like — protein MAKNPKAADSRRGRSPTRRPQPRRAKAAPAASSAPDIEDLAPAVPAATPAALCAQLLRWYDAHRRDLPWRCASGGEEERAYAVWVSEVMLQQTRVPVVVCYYERWMARWPTVRSLAAATQEEVNEMWAGLGYYRRARFLLEGAKQIIEKGVFPRTVSTLREVRGIGDYTAGAIASIAFNKVVPVVDGNVVRVISRLYAIADNPKESSTVKRFWELAGQMVDPLRPGDFNQAMMELGATLCSKTKPGCSECPVSSHCQALALSHENSSVQVMDFPRVVPKAKPRRDFAAVCVVQIAQGLEEEAPDAKDNDNLFLLIKRPEEGLLAGLWEFRLILVDEGKTDFQNRRKAMDKYLSKLLSIDVGQRSDVIFREDVGEHVHIFSHIRLTMHVELMIINLKDGVDRLCKKGADSTKLKLVNESSMESMGLTSGIRKVYNMVRAFKEKRLAVSQKGHVPTRKRTRRLKQ, from the exons ATGGCGAAGAACCCCAAGGCGGCCGACAGCCGCCGTGGCCGTTCTCCCACAAGAAGGCCCCAACCGCGCCGCGCTAAGGCGGCGCCGGCAGCCTCCTCCGCTCCTGACATCGAAGACCTGGCTCCCGCAGTGCCTGCAGCCACACCCGCCGCGCTGTGCGCGCAGCTGCTCCGGTGGTATGACGCGCACCGTCGGGACCTGCCGTGGCGATGCGCAAGCGGCGGCGAGGAAGAGAGGGCGTACGCGGTGTGGGTGTCGGAGGTGATGCTGCAGCAGACGCGGGTGCCCGTGGTCGTCTGCTACTACGAGCGGTGGATGGCGCGGTGGCCCACCGTGCGAAGCCTCGCCGCCGCTACGCAGGAG GAGGTGAACGAGATGTGGGCGGGTCTTGGCTACTACCGTAGGGCTCGATTTCTGCTGGAG GGAGCAAAGCAGATCATTGAAAAGGGGGTGTTTCCTCGCACGGTGTCAACCCTCCGTGAGGTTCGTGGCATTGGGGATTACACAGCTGGAGCAATTGCTTCAATTGCCTTCAACAAG GTTGTCCCAGTTGTGGATGGAAATGTTGTACGAGTGATCAGCAGGCTTTACGCCATTGCTGACAACCCAAAGGAATCCTCAACCGTGAAGAGATTCTG GGAGCTTGCAGGTCAGATGGTTGATCCTCTGAGACCAGGAGACTTCAACCAAGCAATGATGGAATTAGGAGCAACATTATGTAGCAAGACAAAGCCTGGTTGCTCTGAATGCCCAGTCTCTAGCCACTGCCAAGCGCTTGCACTTTCCCATGAAAATTCATCAGTCCAAGTTATGGACTTCCCACGAGTGGTTCCAAAGGCCAAACCTCGGAGAGATTTCGCTGCTGTTTGTGTCGTTCAGATTGCACAAGGCTTGGAGGAAGAGGCACCAGATGCAAAGGACAATGACAATCTCTTTCTGCTGATCAAGAGACCAGAGGAGGGCCTGCTTGCGGGGCTCTGGGAGTTCCGACTGATCCTTGTGGATGAAGGGAAGACCGATTTTCAGAACAGGAGGAAAGCAATGGACAAGTATTTGTCGAAGTTGCTTAGCATCGACGTGGGACAGAGATCTGATGTGATCTTCCGGGAGGATGTTGGTGAGCATGTCCACATTTTCTCCCACATTCGCCTGACAATGCATGTGGAGCTGATGATTATTAATCTCAAAG ATGGTGTGGATCGACTATGCAAAAAGGGAGCTGATAGCACAAAGTTGAAACTTGTCAACGAATCCTCCATGGAGTCCATGGGATTAACATCTGGTATTCGGAAG GTGTACAACATGGTCAGGGCTTTCAAGGAGAAAAGGCTCGCTGTATCTCAGAAAGGTCATGTACCCACGAGGAAAAGGACTAGACGGTTAAAGCAGTAA
- the LOC136506736 gene encoding 2-dehydro-3-deoxyphosphooctonate aldolase: protein MEAPPVALFDSLKAAKPFFLLAGPNVIESEEHVLKMAKHIKGITTKLGIPLVFKSSFDKANRTSSKSFRGPGLEEGLKILEKVKATYDLPVVTDVHESHQCEAVGRVADIIQIPAFLCRQTDLLVAAAKTGKIINIKKGQFCAPSVMVNSAEKVRLAGNPNVMVCERGTMFGYNDLIVDPRNFEWLREANCPVVADVTHALQQPAGRKLDGGGVASGGLRELIPCIARTSVAVGVDGIFMEVHDDPLNAPCDGPTQWPLRNLEELLEELIAIARVTKGKKPFKIDLTPFQE, encoded by the exons ATGGAGGCTCCACCCGTGGCGCTGTTCGACTCCCTCAAG GCTGCCAAACCGTTCTTCTTGCTGGCCGGTCCCAACGTGATTGAATCGGAGGAGCACGTCCTGAAGATGGCCAAACACATTAAAGGAATCACAACCAA GCTTGGAATTCCACTTGTGTTCAAGTCCAGCTTTGATAAAGCAAATCGTACATCGTCAAAATCGTTCCGTGGTCCTGGTCTTGAAGAAGGCCTAAAG ATCCTTGAAAAGGTGAAAGCAACATATGACCTTCCGGTAGTCACTGATGTGCACGAAAGCCACCAG TGTGAAGCTGTTGGACGAGTTGCTGACATTATACAGATTCCAGCCTTCCTCTGTCGCCAG ACTGATCTTCTAGTGGCTGCTGCTAAGACTGGAAAAATTATCAACATCAAGAAAGGACAATTCTGTGCGCCTTCT GTTATGGTGAACTCTGCAGAGAAAGTAAGGCTTGCTGGAAACCCAAATGTGATGGTCTGTGAGCGTGGTACCATGTTTGGCTACA ACGATCTAATTGTTGACCCAAGGAACTTTGAGTGGCTGAGGGAAGCAAACTGCCCAGTT GTAGCGGATGTAACACATGCTCTACAGCAACCGGCTGGAAGAAAG CTTGATGGTGGAGGTGTTGCAAGCGGGGGGCTACGAGAACTAATACCATGCATTGCAAGGACTTCTGTTGCTGTTGGTGTTGATGGTATTTTCATGGAG GTACATGATGATCCCTTGAATGCACCATGTGATGGCCCAACTCAATGG CCATTGCGCAATTTGGAAGAACTATTGGAGGAATTGATTGCAATCGCT CGAGTTACGAAGGGAAAGAAGCCATTCAAGATCGATCTCACTCCGTTCCAGGAATGA
- the LOC136506737 gene encoding uncharacterized protein, giving the protein MGCMDTGRKCCGPDGRRLSPAHTSAAQARTGTAHPTLVVQLLSIQTLSPAMAQILPGPGARAPQPLPDHLVEEILVRDASPADLARAAAAYASFRRLVADASFLRRYRSLHPPLLLGILTARRFLPAEARHPNALTAHALVRAADFSQCQGTGWIHCDARDGRVLLMRSEHASGHIILPELAVCDLLTRGCTPQPTIPESLVSSVLGPARDEHIGNFIDFFVPAADYEETQFRVVAWGYCEALAVAFVYSSLSGT; this is encoded by the coding sequence ATGGGCTGTATGGACACAGGCCGAAAATGCTGTGGGCCGGACGGTCGCAGGCTCAGCCCAGCACACACGAGCGCCGCCCAGGCCCGCACGGGCACGGCACACCCCACACTCGTCGTGCAGCTCTTGTCCATCCAAACCCTTTCGCCGGCGATGGCGCAGATCCTCCCCGGGCCCGGAGCCCGGGCGCCGCAGCCGCTCCCCGACCACCTTGTCGAGGAGATCCTCGTCCGGGACGCCTCCCCCGCCGACCTTGCCCGCGCCGCCGCAGCGTACGCCTCCTTCCGCCGCCTCGTCGCCGACGCCTCATTCCTCCGCCGCTACCGCTCCCTACACCCGCCACTCCTCCTCGGCATTCTCACGGCCCGAAGATTCCTGCCCGCCGAAGCTCGCCACCCCAACGCGCTCACCGCGCACGCCCTCGTCCGCGCCGCCGACTTCTCCCAGTGCCAAGGAACCGGCTGGATTCACTGCGACGCCCGCGACGGCCGGGTTCTCCTGATGCGCTCTGAGCATGCGAGCGGCCATATCATCCTCCCGGAACTCGCCGTGTGCGACCTCTTGACGCGGGGGTGCACGCCGCAGCCGACCATACCAGAGAGCCTAGTATCCTCCGTCCTTGGCCCGGCACGGGACGAGCACATTGGAAATTTCATCGATTTCTTTGTCCCTGCAGCAGACTACGAGGAGACACAGTTCAGGGTGGTTGCCTGGGGGTACTGTGAAGCACTGGCTGTGGCATTTGTCTACTCTTCGCTTTCTGGCACCTAG
- the LOC136507377 gene encoding uncharacterized protein — MKLKLQARQLWDAIEYQDLPYHEDRRTVEAIIAAVPQEMQMPLSEKGSAKEAWDSIAAARIGVDRVRRATLQRLRSDWEKLAFRPGEQIEDFTLCLMALKQQQLLHGDNDIDEERAVERLLRVVPPKYSQLQIAIETLLDFQDLTIEEVSGRLKTVDDMEVLVAEPAAIGGLLLTREQWRAKEKEEVAASASGKEPRRRPRGGKKQRGKGNRGGGDRGGGDDRGADDDTCLNCGDRGHWARDCRQPRRGGGDRGGGGGNQRGGGNRVGGD, encoded by the coding sequence ATGAAGCTGAAGCTCCAGGCGCGGCAACTCTGGGACGCGATCGAGTACCAGGACCTGCCGTACCATGAGGACAGGCGCACGGTGGAGGCGATCATCGCCGCCGTGCCGCAGGAGATGCAGATGCCGCTGTCCGAGAAGGGATCGGCCAAGGAGGCCTgggactccatcgccgccgcgcgGATCGGCGTCGATCGGGtgcgccgcgccacgctccagcGACTCCGCAGCGACTGGGAGAAGCTCGCCTTCCGTCCGGGTGAGCAGATCGAGGACTTCACCCTTTGCTTGATGGCCCtgaagcagcagcagcttctccacggcgacaacgacatcgatgaaGAGCGCGCGGTGGAGAGGCTCCTGCGCGTCGTGCCGCCGAAGTACTCCCAGCTCCAGATCGCCATCGAGACGCTTCTTGACTTCCAGGACCTCACCATCGAGGAGGTATCTGGACGTTTGAAGACGGTGGACGACATGGAGGTGCTGGTCGCGGAACCGGCCGCCATCGGCGGTCTGctgctgacaagggagcagtggcgtgccaaggagaaggaggaggttgCCGCTTCCGCGTCAGGCAAGGAACCGCGACGTCGTCCACGCGGCGGCAAGAAGCAGCGCGGGAAGGGCAATCGCGGCGGAGGAGacagaggcggtggcgacgatcgCGGGGCGGACGACGACACCTGCCTCAACTGTGGTGATCGCGGCCACTGGGCGCGCGACTGCCGCCAGCCGcgccgtggtggtggtgaccgcggcggcggcggtggcaaccaACGCGGAGGAGGCAACCGTGTTGGAGGTGATTGA